A stretch of Anaeromyxobacter dehalogenans 2CP-1 DNA encodes these proteins:
- a CDS encoding GGDEF domain-containing response regulator, translating to MANGRILVVDDERFFQELFRDVLTGAGHAVRTSSSAEEALEVLAAERVDLLLTDMVMPGLDGLGLIREARRRDPELEVVAVTGREDVKLAVESMKAGCSDFLTKPLEPGELLRVAERVLGRVRLRREHSQLLTENLEFVKAQALYRQGLQILATLDGERLVDLALSVLARTTDAQGAALWVADEKGQLALRGYRGLVDRAALPVRVDPRDPAFADALRGGAPFLAPDGWGGEAFLVPLVADDEPLGLALLSDRARGRFGRDEHAAALVVADFTAIAVKNARRFQAVERVGLRDRETGAYNLSYFVDYAGKEFYKARRYGRAFSLVVLSVDNVEQLRKEAGREPFRRLMRDLVAAVGRAVRDADILAKVSESEYYVLLPETDYFGALMFVRRATEEVRREASVRTMEERVPVLLSIGAASFPKDGEDFDELLHWARDRVQDQRGSLLRRLHLGDLEPGAFWELTDVLLSGSARLPDSSASARLQPDAELFAAAQREAAREIARDPRARGLLYVGLRTALAASPVRAALPPGDPAARAGDPSARVYLLGPRGTDAEAAPHPLVTEVYVDGDQRFAGHEFLLFLSERSAYALLAGPDGRTFHTSDMPLVDALVSKLQTAYDLQPI from the coding sequence ATGGCGAACGGGCGGATCCTGGTCGTCGACGACGAGCGGTTCTTCCAGGAGCTGTTCCGCGACGTGCTGACCGGCGCCGGCCACGCGGTCCGCACCTCGTCCTCGGCGGAGGAGGCGCTGGAGGTGCTCGCCGCCGAGCGGGTGGATCTCCTGCTCACCGACATGGTGATGCCGGGCCTCGACGGCCTGGGGCTCATCCGCGAGGCGCGGCGGCGCGACCCGGAGCTGGAGGTGGTGGCGGTCACCGGGCGCGAGGACGTGAAGCTCGCGGTCGAGTCGATGAAGGCCGGCTGCTCCGACTTCCTGACGAAGCCGCTCGAGCCCGGCGAGCTGCTCCGCGTGGCGGAGCGGGTGCTCGGGCGGGTGCGGCTCCGCCGCGAGCACAGCCAGCTCCTCACCGAGAACCTCGAGTTCGTGAAGGCCCAGGCGCTCTACCGCCAGGGCCTGCAGATCCTCGCCACGCTCGACGGCGAGCGGCTGGTGGACCTGGCGCTCTCCGTGCTGGCGCGCACCACCGACGCCCAGGGCGCGGCGCTGTGGGTGGCCGACGAGAAGGGTCAGCTCGCGCTGCGCGGCTATCGCGGCCTCGTCGATCGGGCGGCGCTGCCGGTCCGGGTGGACCCGCGCGATCCCGCGTTCGCCGACGCGCTGCGCGGCGGCGCGCCGTTCCTGGCGCCGGACGGCTGGGGCGGCGAGGCGTTCCTGGTGCCGCTCGTGGCCGACGACGAGCCGCTCGGCCTGGCGCTGCTCTCCGACCGCGCCCGCGGGCGCTTCGGCCGTGACGAGCACGCGGCCGCGCTGGTGGTGGCCGACTTCACCGCCATCGCGGTGAAGAACGCGCGCCGCTTCCAGGCGGTGGAGCGGGTGGGGCTGCGCGACCGCGAGACCGGCGCGTACAACCTCTCCTACTTCGTCGACTACGCCGGCAAGGAGTTCTACAAGGCGCGCCGCTACGGCCGGGCGTTCTCGCTGGTGGTGCTCTCGGTGGACAACGTCGAGCAGCTCCGCAAGGAGGCGGGGCGCGAGCCGTTCCGGCGGCTGATGCGCGACCTGGTGGCGGCGGTGGGGCGGGCGGTCCGCGACGCGGACATCCTCGCGAAGGTCTCGGAGAGCGAGTACTACGTGCTGCTCCCCGAGACCGACTACTTCGGCGCGCTCATGTTCGTGCGCCGCGCCACCGAGGAGGTCCGGCGCGAGGCGTCGGTCCGGACCATGGAGGAGCGCGTGCCGGTGCTCCTCTCGATCGGCGCCGCCAGCTTCCCGAAGGACGGGGAGGACTTCGACGAGCTGCTCCACTGGGCGCGCGACCGCGTGCAGGACCAGCGCGGGTCGCTGCTGCGCCGCCTGCACCTCGGCGACCTCGAGCCGGGCGCGTTCTGGGAGCTGACCGACGTGCTGCTCTCCGGCTCCGCGCGCCTGCCGGACAGCTCGGCCAGCGCGCGGCTGCAGCCGGACGCGGAGCTGTTCGCGGCCGCGCAGCGCGAGGCGGCCCGCGAGATCGCGCGCGACCCGCGCGCCCGTGGCCTGCTCTACGTGGGGCTGCGCACCGCGCTCGCCGCGTCGCCGGTCCGGGCGGCGCTGCCCCCCGGGGACCCGGCCGCGCGCGCCGGCGATCCCTCCGCCCGCGTGTACCTGCTCGGCCCGCGCGGCACCGACGCCGAGGCGGCGCCGCACCCGCTCGTCACCGAGGTGTACGTGGACGGCGACCAGCGCTTCGCCGGCCACGAGTTCCTGCTGTTCCTCTCCGAGCGCTCCGCGTACGCGCTGCTCGCCGGCCCGGACGGCCGGACCTTCCACACCTCCGACATGCCGCTGGTGGACGCGCTGGTCTCGAAGCTGCAGACCGCGTACGACCTCCAGCCGATCTGA
- a CDS encoding response regulator encodes MATVRKILVADPDPATVRALAPVLRQRGYQVHAARDGSRALQAAILRFPDLILLDEDCPLLDARSFVRILRTNPRTERIPVVITGVSSDPDRSRLGLYLRKPFNLDEVLARVEQVFRRAEASRAVSGDGREIEGNLAQIPLVDLLQILSVNKKSGTLTVEREGDRASIALAEGRVVDAAMGTVVGEKALYRLLTHREGQFAFLPGLPPAAQRIDRRVEELVLEGLRQADEVARLLPELPAPEDGVELAVHPSEIPAGLHPVTEEVLGLLQSGAARPFQELLDRCRATDLEAMRAVGALLEHGYARRREALAPEPRGQLLAPHELHALRARIARGRSSGPQTVGKVVVAGGGPLARRAALSRFQAVPGFRPEPEPPTGGFGTVGRVTLADGVRVDLAELPGDRALMPLWRPFAAGAVGALVLLPADGIDPLLEELVKVQRLPVVVCGPSEARVPEVLREAPGGFAFEGSDAAEGLRALLAGAGARTPLV; translated from the coding sequence ATGGCCACCGTCCGCAAGATCCTCGTCGCCGACCCCGACCCGGCCACCGTTCGGGCGCTGGCGCCGGTGCTCCGCCAGCGCGGCTACCAGGTGCACGCGGCCCGCGACGGCTCGCGCGCGCTCCAGGCCGCCATCCTCCGCTTCCCCGACCTCATCCTGCTCGACGAGGACTGCCCGCTGCTCGACGCACGAAGCTTCGTCCGCATCCTGCGCACCAACCCGCGCACCGAGCGGATCCCGGTCGTGATCACCGGCGTCTCGTCCGACCCGGACCGCTCGCGGCTCGGGCTCTACCTGCGCAAGCCGTTCAACCTGGACGAGGTGCTGGCGCGGGTGGAGCAGGTGTTCCGCCGCGCCGAGGCGTCGCGGGCGGTCTCCGGCGACGGGCGCGAGATCGAGGGCAACCTGGCGCAGATCCCGCTCGTGGACCTGCTGCAGATCCTCTCGGTGAACAAGAAGTCCGGCACGCTCACGGTCGAGCGGGAGGGTGACCGCGCCTCCATCGCGCTCGCCGAGGGGCGGGTGGTGGACGCGGCCATGGGGACGGTGGTCGGAGAGAAGGCGCTGTATCGCCTGCTCACGCACCGTGAAGGCCAGTTCGCGTTCCTGCCCGGCCTGCCGCCCGCGGCGCAGCGGATCGACCGGCGCGTGGAGGAGCTGGTGCTGGAGGGGCTGCGCCAGGCCGACGAGGTGGCGCGGCTGCTCCCGGAGCTGCCCGCGCCCGAGGACGGCGTCGAGCTGGCGGTGCATCCCAGCGAGATCCCGGCCGGCCTGCACCCGGTCACCGAGGAGGTGCTGGGCCTGCTGCAGTCCGGCGCGGCGCGCCCGTTCCAGGAGCTGCTCGACCGCTGCCGCGCCACCGACCTCGAGGCGATGCGCGCGGTGGGCGCGCTGCTCGAGCACGGCTACGCCCGCCGGCGCGAGGCGCTCGCCCCGGAGCCGCGCGGCCAGCTCCTCGCGCCGCACGAGCTGCACGCGCTCCGCGCCCGCATCGCCCGCGGCCGCTCCTCCGGACCGCAGACCGTCGGCAAGGTCGTGGTGGCCGGCGGCGGGCCGCTGGCGCGCCGCGCCGCGCTCTCGCGCTTCCAGGCGGTGCCGGGGTTCCGTCCCGAGCCGGAGCCGCCCACCGGTGGCTTCGGGACGGTGGGGCGCGTCACGCTGGCGGATGGGGTGCGGGTGGACCTGGCCGAGCTGCCGGGCGATCGCGCGCTCATGCCGCTGTGGCGGCCGTTCGCGGCCGGCGCGGTGGGCGCGCTGGTGCTCCTGCCCGCCGACGGGATCGACCCGCTGCTGGAGGAGCTGGTGAAGGTGCAGCGGCTGCCGGTGGTGGTGTGCGGGCCCTCGGAGGCGCGCGTGCCGGAGGTGCTGCGCGAGGCGCCGGGCGGCTTCGCGTTCGAGGGCAGCGACGCGGCCGAGGGGCTGCGCGCGCTCCTCGCGGGCGCTGGCGCGCGCACGCCGCTCGTGTAG
- a CDS encoding PhzF family phenazine biosynthesis protein, producing MRIPIWQVDAFVTGGVFTGNPAAVCPLDAWLPDATLLAIAAENALSETAFLVPEGEGWHLRWFTPEVEVELCGHATLASAHVVFEHLARGRDAVAFRTQAGTLTVTRDGAGRIALSLPRRPPAPAGPPPALVRALGGRAPDATLLGRDYVAVLPTEDEVRALRPDLSAVAELPGHGIVVTAPASTPGVDFVSRYFAPQVGIPEDPVTGSAHCTLVPYWADRLGRRTLEALQVSRRGGRLACEDQPDAGKVRVAGRAAEYLSGSIEV from the coding sequence ATGCGCATCCCGATCTGGCAGGTGGACGCCTTCGTCACCGGCGGCGTCTTCACCGGCAACCCCGCCGCGGTCTGCCCCCTCGACGCCTGGCTGCCCGACGCCACGCTGCTCGCCATCGCCGCCGAGAACGCGCTCTCCGAGACCGCGTTCCTGGTCCCGGAGGGCGAGGGCTGGCACCTGCGCTGGTTCACGCCCGAGGTCGAGGTCGAGCTGTGCGGGCACGCGACGCTCGCCTCGGCGCACGTGGTCTTCGAGCACCTGGCCCGCGGGCGCGACGCCGTCGCGTTCCGGACGCAGGCCGGCACGCTCACGGTCACGCGCGACGGCGCCGGCCGCATCGCCCTCTCGCTGCCCCGCCGTCCGCCGGCGCCGGCCGGGCCGCCGCCCGCGCTGGTGCGGGCCCTCGGCGGCCGCGCGCCGGACGCGACGCTGCTCGGCCGCGACTACGTCGCGGTGCTCCCGACGGAGGACGAGGTGCGCGCGCTCCGGCCGGACCTCTCGGCCGTGGCGGAGCTGCCCGGCCACGGCATCGTGGTCACCGCGCCGGCGAGCACGCCCGGGGTGGACTTCGTCTCGCGCTACTTCGCCCCGCAGGTCGGCATCCCCGAGGACCCGGTCACCGGCTCGGCGCACTGCACGCTGGTGCCCTACTGGGCGGACCGGCTCGGCCGTCGGACGCTGGAGGCGCTGCAGGTCTCGCGGCGCGGCGGCCGGCTCGCGTGCGAGGACCAGCCGGACGCCGGAAAGGTGCGCGTCGCCGGCCGGGCCGCCGAGTACCTGTCCGGCTCCATCGAGGTCTGA
- a CDS encoding bacteriohemerythrin — MALHWTSVLSIGVPELDADHQEMFARMDRLHDAILAGDRSEVSRMIAFLREHAVRHLAAEETMMLAIGYPEREHHLREHEAFLATVRELTRRHDANGPTAVLVHDVERAVTSWIEGHLATHDVALGAFAREHQRRGQVGERTPA; from the coding sequence ATGGCTTTGCACTGGACGAGCGTGCTGTCGATCGGCGTCCCCGAGCTGGACGCCGATCACCAGGAGATGTTCGCGCGGATGGACCGGCTGCACGACGCGATCCTCGCGGGCGATCGCTCGGAGGTCTCGCGCATGATCGCGTTCCTGCGCGAGCACGCGGTCCGGCACCTGGCCGCCGAGGAGACGATGATGCTCGCGATCGGCTACCCGGAGCGCGAGCATCACCTCCGGGAGCACGAGGCGTTCCTCGCGACGGTGCGGGAGCTGACGCGGCGGCACGACGCGAACGGCCCGACCGCGGTGCTGGTGCACGACGTGGAGCGCGCGGTGACGAGCTGGATCGAGGGCCACCTCGCGACGCACGACGTGGCGCTGGGCGCGTTCGCGCGCGAGCACCAGCGTCGCGGCCAGGTGGGCGAGCGCACGCCCGCCTAG